The DNA segment GCCCGGGGAGGAGACCGCGCCGTGGCGGCCGACGCGCTCTTCCAGCAGGGGACGCTCGACCTCGGCGGCGGCGACTACCGGTCGGCCGTGGAGCATCTCCGCGACAGCCTGCTCCTCGACCCCTCGCGCGCCGACGCGAAACGCAATTACGAGATCGCCTGGCGCAAGCTCCAGGAGGGCCCGCCCCCGCCGAAATCGTCCTCGGGATCTCCCCCGCCGTCCGGCCCGAAGAAGGAGCCGAAGGCCCCGTCTCCTTCGTCGCCGCGGCCGGACCAGGAGTTCGAGAAGCGCGCCGGAATGACCCGCCAGGAAGCGGAGGCGCTGCTCCGGAGCCTCGACGCCGAGCAGCGGCAGCGGGAGAAGACGTCGCCCGCCGTCGGGGGGAGGGACTGGTGAGGCGCGCCGCCGCCGTTCTCTCGGCGGTCTTTGCGGCCGCCGTTCTCTTCGGCGGCCGGGCGGCCGCGGCGGACCTCCCGAGCGCGACCGCGACGCTCTCGCCCTCGGAGCTGTCCGCGGGCCAGACGGCGGTTCT comes from the Thermoanaerobaculia bacterium genome and includes:
- a CDS encoding tetratricopeptide repeat protein, whose protein sequence is MRSAVVAVSLASAFSIFSPARREAKEGTAAYRNRKYEDSARRFGEAARRDPKDPAWAFDLGTALGAAGKRDEARAPLAGAARGGDRAVAADALFQQGTLDLGGGDYRSAVEHLRDSLLLDPSRADAKRNYEIAWRKLQEGPPPPKSSSGSPPPSGPKKEPKAPSPSSPRPDQEFEKRAGMTRQEAEALLRSLDAEQRQREKTSPAVGGRDW